The Terracoccus luteus genome includes a region encoding these proteins:
- a CDS encoding response regulator transcription factor, with protein MIVDDQALVRAGFRLVLDSEPGLEVVAEAPDGQAAVDGLRGRAVDVVLMDIRMPRLDGIEATRRILSGRPPHPKVLVLTTFDLDEYVFAALQAGAAGFLLKDAGPAELLSAIRAVHTGDAVVAPGPTKRLLDRFLPVLAEPATAGRERLEVLTERELEVLEAVGKGLNNGEIAAALFVAEATVKTHIGRVLSKLGLRDRVQMVVLAYETGLVRIGDR; from the coding sequence ATGATCGTCGACGACCAGGCCCTCGTGCGGGCCGGCTTCCGGCTCGTGCTCGACTCCGAGCCCGGCCTCGAGGTCGTCGCCGAGGCCCCCGACGGTCAGGCGGCCGTCGACGGCCTGCGCGGCCGCGCCGTCGACGTCGTGCTCATGGACATCCGGATGCCGCGCCTCGACGGCATCGAGGCCACCCGGCGCATCCTGTCGGGCCGGCCGCCGCACCCCAAGGTGCTCGTGCTGACCACGTTCGACCTCGACGAGTACGTCTTCGCCGCGCTGCAGGCGGGGGCCGCGGGCTTCCTGCTCAAGGACGCCGGCCCGGCCGAGCTGCTGTCCGCCATCCGGGCCGTGCACACCGGCGACGCCGTCGTGGCCCCGGGGCCGACCAAGCGCCTGCTCGACCGTTTCCTGCCCGTGCTCGCCGAGCCTGCCACCGCCGGACGCGAGCGGCTCGAGGTGCTCACGGAGCGCGAGCTCGAGGTGCTCGAGGCGGTCGGCAAGGGCCTGAACAACGGCGAGATCGCGGCGGCGCTGTTCGTCGCCGAGGCCACCGTCAAGACCCACATCGGCCGCGTGCTGTCCAAGCTCGGGCTGCGCGACCGCGTGCAGATGGTCGTGCTCGCCTACGAGACCGGCCTCGTGCGCATCGGCGACCGCTGA
- a CDS encoding DUF4235 domain-containing protein, whose amino-acid sequence MAPLGIRSRKARPAGRDEKTPAPVKTSPLGGAVWKVLSIVATLGASRLATLVATKGWQAVTGRPVPIQGDYEKERTRDVVAFTALSAMLVTAARIAAERKAADYYRQSTGHLPKALVDARPSRKQRRAARRLEKARSRAGRAVERATSAVGSTAKDTKDAVAGRLPG is encoded by the coding sequence ATGGCTCCCCTCGGCATCCGCTCGCGCAAGGCCCGCCCCGCCGGCCGTGACGAGAAGACCCCTGCGCCCGTCAAGACCTCTCCCCTCGGCGGGGCGGTGTGGAAGGTGCTGAGCATCGTCGCCACCCTCGGTGCCAGCCGCCTCGCGACCCTCGTCGCGACGAAGGGCTGGCAGGCCGTCACGGGCCGGCCGGTCCCGATCCAGGGCGACTACGAGAAGGAGCGCACGCGCGACGTCGTCGCCTTCACCGCCCTGTCCGCGATGCTCGTCACCGCCGCCCGGATCGCCGCCGAGCGCAAGGCCGCCGACTACTACCGGCAGTCGACCGGTCACCTGCCCAAGGCGCTCGTCGACGCGCGCCCCAGCCGCAAGCAGCGCCGCGCCGCGCGCCGTCTCGAGAAGGCACGCAGCCGTGCCGGTCGCGCCGTCGAGCGCGCCACGTCGGCCGTCGGCAGCACCGCCAAGGACACGAAGGATGCCGTCGCCGGTCGCCTCCCGGGCTGA
- a CDS encoding ECF transporter S component, which translates to MKNITASGPLMRWRTIDLLTCAFLGVAFGVAFWAWGLVYQAPSNAVSAGFPPLSALFAWPWLVAGIVGILVIRRPGAALFTETLAAVVSALIGTQWGITTLVSGLVQGLGVELGFAAFGYAVYRWAPLLLGGFLGGALEAVYEWYSYWTDWGFGYKIAYLLLLGGSVAVFGSLLAVGITRALASSGALNPFPPGQEIRERQLV; encoded by the coding sequence ATGAAGAACATCACCGCGTCAGGCCCGCTCATGCGCTGGCGCACTATCGACCTGCTCACCTGCGCCTTCCTCGGCGTCGCCTTCGGCGTCGCGTTCTGGGCGTGGGGCCTGGTGTACCAGGCCCCCTCGAACGCCGTGTCGGCCGGCTTCCCGCCGCTCAGCGCGCTGTTCGCGTGGCCGTGGCTCGTGGCCGGCATCGTCGGCATCCTCGTCATCCGCCGCCCCGGCGCGGCCTTGTTCACCGAGACGCTCGCCGCGGTCGTCTCGGCGCTCATCGGCACGCAGTGGGGCATCACGACCCTCGTCTCGGGGCTCGTCCAGGGCCTCGGCGTCGAGCTCGGTTTCGCCGCGTTCGGCTACGCCGTCTACCGGTGGGCGCCGCTGCTGCTCGGTGGCTTCCTCGGCGGCGCGCTCGAGGCCGTCTACGAGTGGTACTCGTACTGGACCGACTGGGGCTTCGGCTACAAGATCGCCTACCTGCTGCTGCTCGGCGGCTCGGTCGCCGTGTTCGGCTCGCTGCTCGCGGTCGGCATCACGAGGGCGCTCGCCAGCTCGGGCGCGCTCAACCCGTTCCCGCCGGGCCAGGAGATCCGTGAGCGCCAGCTCGTCTGA
- a CDS encoding allantoate amidohydrolase yields MAGWAATSAFDRMWAALEPIGREPSTGGYRRFAWTRTDHDLREWFAGECAARGLDLVVDRAGNQWAWWGDPDATPGRAVVIGSHLDSVPDGGAFDGPLGVVSALATVDALRAAGVVPRRPLAVVNFVDEEGARFGVACAGSRIVTGALAAERALGLTDTDGVSMAEAWRAAGRDPELLGPDPETLRRVGCFVELHVEQGRALALPPDGEGGGAEAGPVERAVAVGTDIWPHGRWRIDVPGEANHAGTTRLDDRRDAVLGLAAVVQSARAHARRHGCVATVGKLAVEPGGVNAIASRATAWLDARGADEGAVRATVEQVRDEAAASWGATTREESWTPTTAFDPALVERLGRALPHAPRLGTGAGHDAGILASHGIPSAMLFVRNPTGVSHSPAEWAGPDDCHHGVMALTTVVTDLLDATTPGVDAPPGVGS; encoded by the coding sequence GTGGCGGGCTGGGCCGCGACGAGCGCGTTCGACCGCATGTGGGCCGCGCTGGAGCCGATCGGCCGGGAGCCCTCGACCGGTGGGTACCGCCGGTTCGCGTGGACCCGCACCGACCACGACCTGCGCGAGTGGTTCGCCGGAGAGTGCGCCGCCCGCGGGCTCGACCTCGTCGTCGACCGCGCCGGCAACCAGTGGGCCTGGTGGGGCGACCCGGACGCGACGCCGGGCCGGGCCGTCGTCATCGGCTCGCACCTCGACTCGGTGCCCGACGGTGGCGCCTTCGACGGCCCGCTGGGAGTCGTCAGCGCGCTCGCCACGGTGGACGCGCTGAGGGCGGCCGGGGTCGTGCCGCGTCGGCCGCTCGCCGTCGTCAACTTCGTCGACGAGGAGGGGGCCCGCTTCGGGGTGGCCTGCGCCGGCTCGCGCATCGTCACCGGGGCGCTCGCCGCCGAGCGCGCGCTCGGCCTCACCGACACCGACGGGGTGTCGATGGCCGAGGCCTGGCGCGCCGCGGGACGCGACCCCGAGCTGCTCGGCCCCGACCCCGAGACGCTGCGACGGGTCGGCTGCTTCGTCGAGCTGCACGTCGAGCAGGGACGGGCGCTCGCCCTGCCGCCCGACGGGGAGGGTGGGGGCGCCGAGGCCGGCCCGGTCGAGCGCGCCGTCGCCGTCGGCACCGACATCTGGCCCCACGGGCGGTGGCGCATCGACGTGCCCGGCGAGGCGAACCACGCCGGCACGACGCGCCTCGACGACCGTCGCGACGCGGTGCTCGGTCTCGCCGCGGTGGTGCAGTCGGCCCGGGCGCACGCCCGTCGCCACGGCTGCGTCGCCACCGTGGGCAAGCTCGCGGTCGAGCCGGGCGGGGTCAACGCCATCGCGAGCCGGGCCACGGCGTGGCTCGACGCCCGGGGCGCCGACGAGGGGGCGGTGCGGGCGACCGTTGAGCAGGTCCGTGACGAGGCCGCCGCGTCGTGGGGCGCCACGACCCGGGAGGAGTCGTGGACGCCGACCACCGCGTTCGACCCGGCTCTGGTCGAGCGCCTCGGCCGGGCCCTGCCGCACGCTCCACGGCTGGGGACGGGCGCCGGTCACGACGCCGGCATCCTCGCTTCACACGGCATCCCGAGCGCGATGCTCTTCGTGCGCAACCCCACCGGTGTCTCGCACTCACCCGCCGAGTGGGCCGGCCCCGACGACTGTCACCATGGGGTCATGGCCCTGACGACCGTCGTGACCGACCTGCTCGACGCCACCACGCCGGGCGTCGACGCCCCTCCCGGGGTCGGGTCATGA
- the hutI gene encoding imidazolonepropionase encodes MTDGTGRATVLTGIRELVTNDPAQGDLHADAGDRLLGLVRDAAVVVRDGLVEWVGPAAHAPAADGRHDLAGRAVVPGFVDSHTHLVFAGDRSVEFAARMTGQTYDGGGIAVSVAATRAASDDELRRLVAARVGEMRAQGTTTVEIKTGYGLTVDDELRALRLAREVTPHTTLLGAHVVPREFAHDRGAYVDLVTGPMLDAVVAGGGPALAENVDVFCEPASAHAFDGDEARTVLEAGRRAGLALRVHGNQLAPGPGVALACELGARSVDHCTFLTDADVDALVGARGTTVATLLPGVEFSTRSPYPDGRRLIDAGVDVALATDCNPGTCYSSSMPFVIALAVREMGMTPAEALHAATAVAARSLGLDRRVAPGMPAELAVLDAPSHLHLAYRAGVPIASALSLPG; translated from the coding sequence GTGACCGACGGCACGGGCCGCGCGACGGTGCTGACCGGCATCCGTGAGCTCGTGACGAACGACCCCGCGCAGGGAGACCTGCACGCAGACGCGGGCGACCGGCTGCTCGGCCTCGTGCGCGACGCCGCCGTCGTCGTGCGGGACGGTCTGGTCGAGTGGGTCGGACCTGCCGCCCACGCCCCGGCGGCCGACGGACGCCACGACCTCGCGGGCCGGGCCGTCGTGCCCGGCTTCGTCGACAGCCACACCCACCTCGTCTTCGCCGGTGACCGCTCGGTCGAGTTCGCCGCGCGGATGACCGGGCAGACCTACGACGGTGGCGGCATCGCCGTCAGCGTCGCCGCGACGCGCGCCGCGAGCGACGACGAGCTGCGCCGTCTCGTGGCCGCGCGGGTCGGCGAGATGCGCGCCCAGGGCACGACGACGGTCGAGATCAAGACCGGCTACGGGCTCACCGTCGACGACGAGCTGCGGGCCCTGCGCCTCGCGCGCGAGGTCACCCCCCACACCACGTTGCTGGGCGCCCACGTCGTGCCGCGCGAGTTCGCCCACGACAGAGGGGCGTACGTCGACCTCGTCACCGGCCCGATGCTGGATGCCGTCGTGGCCGGGGGAGGGCCCGCGCTGGCCGAGAACGTCGACGTCTTCTGCGAGCCGGCCTCGGCGCACGCCTTCGACGGCGACGAGGCCCGCACGGTGCTGGAGGCCGGGCGGCGCGCCGGGCTCGCCCTGCGGGTGCACGGCAACCAGCTCGCCCCCGGCCCCGGCGTCGCCCTGGCCTGCGAGCTGGGCGCGCGGAGCGTCGACCACTGCACGTTCCTCACCGACGCCGACGTCGACGCCCTGGTCGGCGCGCGCGGCACGACCGTGGCGACGCTGCTGCCCGGGGTCGAGTTCTCGACCCGCTCGCCCTACCCCGACGGCCGCCGGCTCATCGACGCCGGCGTCGACGTCGCGCTGGCGACCGACTGCAACCCGGGCACGTGCTACTCGTCGTCGATGCCGTTCGTCATCGCCCTCGCGGTGCGCGAGATGGGGATGACCCCCGCCGAGGCCCTCCACGCCGCGACGGCCGTGGCCGCCCGGTCGCTCGGCCTCGACCGCCGCGTCGCACCGGGGATGCCGGCCGAGCTGGCCGTGCTCGACGCGCCCAGCCACCTGCACCTCGCCTACCGGGCCGGGGTGCCGATCGCCTCGGCCCTGTCGCTGCCCGGCTGA
- a CDS encoding formimidoylglutamate deiminase, with translation MTSFWCESAWLTGGFARNVRLTTADGFIRDVHVGAEPQPEDVRLHGVTLPGMANTHSHAFHRALRGRVNGGGGNFWSWREQMYAVAAELNPDTYFALARAVFAEMVLAGVTVVGEFHYVHHRPGGKPFGDPNAMGLALRHAAEEAGIRLTLLDTCYLEGGLNGGGHVPLHPGQLRFSDGTVDAWAERMSSRRHATDMVRLGAAIHSVRAVRREDLHRVVEASDGLPLHVHLSEQPGENLACEMYYGLTPTRLLEEAGALGDRLTAVHATHLTDDDIARLGGSRTGACFCPTTERDLADGIGPGRALHDAGSPLSLGSDQHVVIDPFEELRGLEMHERLVTNERDRFAANDLLLAASFNGYRALGWGDGGHLSKGALADFVTVATDTVNTAGSLPEQIIYSCVASDVSSVVVAGEPVVRDGRHRIGDVGRLLGQAISRVLEPST, from the coding sequence ATGACCAGCTTCTGGTGCGAGTCGGCATGGTTGACAGGCGGATTCGCGCGCAACGTCCGTCTCACCACGGCCGACGGCTTCATCCGAGACGTCCACGTCGGGGCCGAGCCCCAGCCGGAGGACGTCCGCCTGCACGGCGTGACGCTGCCGGGGATGGCGAACACGCACAGCCACGCCTTCCACCGCGCCCTGCGGGGGCGTGTCAACGGTGGCGGTGGCAACTTCTGGAGCTGGCGCGAGCAGATGTACGCCGTCGCCGCCGAGCTCAACCCCGACACCTACTTCGCCCTCGCGAGAGCGGTCTTCGCCGAGATGGTGCTCGCCGGGGTCACCGTCGTGGGCGAGTTCCACTACGTCCACCACCGCCCGGGCGGCAAGCCGTTCGGCGACCCCAACGCCATGGGTCTGGCGCTGCGGCACGCCGCCGAGGAGGCCGGCATCCGGCTGACACTGCTCGACACCTGCTACCTCGAGGGCGGTCTCAACGGCGGGGGGCACGTGCCGCTGCACCCCGGCCAGCTGCGGTTCAGCGACGGCACCGTCGACGCCTGGGCCGAGCGGATGAGCAGCCGTCGCCACGCCACCGACATGGTGCGGCTCGGGGCGGCCATCCACTCCGTGCGCGCCGTGCGACGCGAGGACCTGCACCGGGTCGTCGAGGCCAGTGACGGCCTGCCGCTGCACGTGCACCTCTCGGAGCAGCCGGGCGAGAACCTCGCCTGCGAGATGTACTACGGCCTGACCCCGACCCGACTGCTCGAGGAGGCCGGCGCCCTCGGCGACCGGCTCACCGCCGTGCACGCGACCCACCTGACCGACGACGACATCGCCCGGCTCGGCGGCTCCCGGACCGGCGCCTGCTTCTGCCCGACCACCGAACGCGACCTCGCCGACGGCATCGGACCGGGCCGGGCGTTGCACGACGCCGGCTCGCCGCTGTCGCTCGGCTCCGACCAGCACGTCGTCATCGACCCGTTCGAGGAGCTGCGCGGCCTCGAGATGCACGAGCGCCTCGTCACCAACGAGCGCGACCGGTTCGCCGCGAACGACCTGCTGCTCGCGGCGTCGTTCAACGGCTACCGGGCCCTCGGCTGGGGCGACGGTGGGCACCTGAGCAAGGGCGCGCTGGCCGACTTCGTCACGGTGGCCACCGACACCGTCAACACCGCGGGCTCGCTGCCGGAGCAGATCATCTACTCGTGCGTCGCCTCGGACGTCTCGAGCGTCGTCGTCGCCGGCGAGCCGGTCGTGCGTGACGGGCGGCACCGCATCGGCGACGTGGGCCGGCTTCTCGGACAGGCGATCTCGCGCGTCCTCGAGCCCTCGACGTGA
- a CDS encoding ATP-binding cassette domain-containing protein, producing the protein MSASSSELAPPLGGPSGGGALVEVRALTWRPFGRTRPVLERLDLRVEPGQRVLLAGPSGSGKSTLLRGLAGLLLTADSGELSGEVLVDGAPPQSRPGAVGLVLQDPGAGVVASSVGRDVAFGLENVSTPCDRMPAQVAAALAEVDLDLPLEAPPHTLSGGESQRLALAGALVMAPGLLLLDEPTAMLDPVSAATVRRTVEEVCRRRGLTLVVVEHRLDGWVGLTDRLVVLDARGAVVADGDPAVVLAERGDELTAQGIWVPGRADPEPLPVDLTPLDGVATGHVPSGEVVVSARGVTVEHRGARLGFDVRSVVAVRDTDLDVAAGESVALVGPSGAGKSSLMAAVGGLASPARGEVTLADGLSPDRDGRAATRGAGRGGAATADVNDWPSRDLARVVSWVPQRAATAVVGSTVRDDVLVTARALGLDAEQSARRADVLLQTLGLAHLAGVDPRLLSGGEQRRLALASAVLHGPALLLADEPTVGQDRLTWSAVTGLLDAARRGGAAVVVTTHDEGVVARADRTVRVERPAAPTAPDLPERRTLLAHAGPLALLVAALCVLPLPALLDSWRQGLAVLGVEVALGLVGLLAPRPRHRPSPSRGQLVSGEGRREVASRRGEVGEETRAPQGRLSGLARRLAPAGLAVVGVAWSAWLLGGRDLEVAAGAALRVLCLVVPSAFVLGYVDPDRLGDHLAQRVRLPARPVVAATAALQRLQSFDALWSELMTTRRVRGVRPDHGGRLSRVVGRGREAVVVTAGLLIGALGQAAALALAMDARGFADARRRTWAGAAPWRRADTVVVIGGLLVVATAVAARLLGL; encoded by the coding sequence GTGAGCGCCAGCTCGTCTGAGCTCGCACCGCCCCTCGGCGGGCCGTCAGGTGGGGGCGCGCTCGTCGAGGTGCGTGCCCTCACGTGGCGCCCCTTCGGGCGCACCCGGCCGGTGCTCGAGCGGCTCGACCTCCGTGTCGAACCCGGGCAGCGCGTGCTGCTCGCCGGGCCGAGCGGCTCGGGCAAGTCGACCCTGCTACGCGGCCTCGCCGGCCTGCTGCTCACCGCCGACTCGGGTGAGCTGTCGGGGGAGGTGCTCGTCGACGGTGCGCCGCCGCAGTCGAGACCGGGGGCGGTGGGCCTCGTGCTGCAGGACCCGGGCGCCGGGGTCGTCGCCTCCTCCGTGGGCCGCGACGTCGCGTTCGGCCTCGAGAACGTCTCGACCCCATGCGACCGGATGCCGGCACAGGTGGCCGCCGCGCTCGCGGAGGTCGACCTCGACCTGCCGCTCGAGGCCCCGCCGCACACCCTGAGTGGCGGTGAGTCGCAGCGGCTCGCGCTCGCCGGTGCCCTCGTCATGGCGCCGGGCCTGCTGCTGCTCGACGAGCCGACCGCGATGCTCGACCCGGTCTCGGCCGCGACCGTGCGGCGCACCGTCGAGGAGGTGTGCCGGCGCCGGGGCCTGACCCTCGTCGTCGTCGAGCACCGCCTCGACGGCTGGGTCGGCCTGACCGACCGGCTCGTCGTGCTCGACGCCCGGGGCGCGGTGGTCGCCGACGGCGACCCGGCCGTCGTTCTCGCCGAGCGCGGTGACGAGCTGACGGCCCAGGGCATCTGGGTGCCCGGCCGGGCCGACCCGGAGCCGCTGCCGGTCGACCTCACCCCCCTCGACGGGGTGGCGACCGGGCACGTCCCTTCAGGCGAGGTGGTCGTCAGCGCCCGCGGGGTGACCGTCGAGCACCGCGGGGCCCGGCTCGGGTTCGACGTGCGCTCGGTGGTGGCGGTGCGCGACACCGACCTCGACGTCGCCGCCGGGGAGTCCGTGGCCCTCGTCGGGCCGAGCGGGGCGGGCAAGTCGTCGCTCATGGCGGCGGTCGGCGGGCTCGCGAGTCCGGCGCGTGGCGAGGTGACGCTGGCCGACGGGCTGTCGCCCGACCGGGACGGGCGCGCCGCCACGCGAGGCGCTGGGCGGGGCGGCGCCGCGACGGCCGACGTGAACGACTGGCCGTCACGCGACCTCGCCCGGGTCGTCTCGTGGGTGCCGCAGCGGGCGGCCACGGCCGTCGTCGGGTCGACCGTGCGCGACGACGTGCTCGTCACCGCCCGCGCACTCGGCCTCGACGCGGAGCAGAGCGCCCGGCGGGCCGACGTCCTGCTGCAGACCCTCGGCCTCGCCCACCTCGCCGGCGTGGACCCGCGACTGCTGTCGGGCGGGGAGCAGCGGCGGCTCGCCCTCGCCTCGGCCGTGCTGCACGGGCCCGCACTGCTGCTCGCCGACGAGCCGACGGTAGGGCAGGACCGGCTCACGTGGTCTGCCGTCACCGGCCTGCTCGACGCCGCCCGGCGCGGCGGGGCCGCCGTCGTCGTGACGACCCACGACGAGGGCGTCGTCGCCCGGGCCGACCGCACGGTGCGCGTCGAGCGCCCGGCGGCGCCGACCGCGCCCGACCTGCCCGAGCGCCGGACCCTGCTCGCGCACGCGGGTCCGCTCGCGCTGCTCGTGGCGGCCCTGTGCGTGCTGCCGCTCCCGGCCCTGCTCGACTCGTGGCGCCAGGGTCTCGCCGTGCTCGGGGTCGAGGTCGCGCTCGGCCTCGTCGGCCTGCTCGCCCCCCGCCCCCGGCACCGCCCCTCACCGTCGAGAGGCCAGCTCGTGTCGGGGGAGGGGCGTCGGGAAGTGGCCTCTCGACGGGGGGAGGTGGGGGAGGAGACGCGGGCGCCGCAGGGTCGGCTGTCCGGGCTGGCGCGACGTCTCGCCCCGGCCGGCCTGGCCGTCGTCGGCGTCGCCTGGTCCGCGTGGCTGCTCGGCGGGCGCGACCTCGAGGTCGCCGCGGGCGCCGCCCTGCGGGTGCTCTGTCTCGTCGTGCCGTCCGCCTTCGTGCTCGGTTACGTCGACCCCGACCGGCTCGGCGACCACCTCGCCCAGCGCGTGCGCCTCCCCGCGCGGCCCGTGGTCGCCGCCACCGCGGCCCTGCAGCGCCTCCAGTCGTTCGACGCCCTGTGGTCCGAGCTGATGACGACGCGACGGGTCCGTGGCGTGCGGCCCGACCACGGCGGCCGGCTCTCCCGCGTCGTCGGGCGCGGGCGCGAGGCCGTCGTCGTCACCGCCGGCCTGCTCATCGGCGCCCTGGGCCAGGCCGCGGCCCTCGCCCTGGCCATGGACGCCCGGGGCTTCGCCGACGCCCGCCGCCGCACGTGGGCCGGGGCCGCGCCGTGGCGGCGGGCCGACACGGTCGTCGTCATCGGCGGGCTGCTCGTCGTCGCGACGGCGGTCGCCGCGCGCCTGCTCGGGCTCTGA
- a CDS encoding VOC family protein — translation MDTEADLARSDATPVGVGVLHGVVVDCADPDRLARFYESLLTMVRVVDTPDWVVIGDAADRPGLAFARVADHEPPTWPTGPRPQYRHLDVRVPDLDAAERAVLALSATRLTGGGEGYRVFADPAGHPFCLVTTT, via the coding sequence ATGGATACCGAGGCCGACCTCGCGCGCTCCGATGCAACCCCCGTCGGTGTGGGGGTTCTTCACGGTGTCGTGGTCGACTGCGCGGACCCCGACAGGCTCGCCCGCTTCTACGAGTCGCTGCTGACCATGGTGCGCGTCGTGGACACGCCCGACTGGGTCGTCATCGGTGACGCCGCGGACCGACCGGGCCTCGCGTTCGCCCGGGTCGCTGACCACGAACCGCCAACATGGCCGACGGGGCCGCGGCCGCAGTACCGCCACCTTGACGTCCGGGTGCCCGACCTCGACGCCGCCGAGCGGGCTGTGCTCGCTCTCAGTGCGACCCGACTCACTGGTGGCGGGGAGGGATACCGGGTCTTCGCAGACCCCGCCGGCCACCCGTTCTGTCTCGTGACGACCACCTGA
- a CDS encoding sensor histidine kinase, with product MREGSVYDWLQRRPWLLDVPVAGFVALLTFGGLLDRVSFLPLLLLSGAPLVLVWRRTEPVTVFTVVCLSLAVRALLVREIMPGDLSFLVALYSLSAYVPRRRPVRFAGLGVAVLAALVATLLFGYVGYGQSSLTYLAFTFFALLAAAVAAWTLGDLKRARLQRLEDLRERAEAVEREREQELRLAGQQERAAIAREMHDVVAHALSVIVVQADGAAFAAQRRPDDARALTLSALETIGATARDALGDTRRLVGVLRDPESGAELAPRGGLDQLGELVDRVRGAGVPVELHVDAPGPALPLPVDLAAYRVVQESLTNIIKHAGPSARARVLVERAPGLVRIAVVDDGLGAGATSDGRGHGIHGMRERVAVHAGTLTAGPAADRGFEVRATIPVPEESPL from the coding sequence GTGCGTGAGGGCTCCGTCTACGACTGGCTGCAGCGCCGGCCCTGGCTGCTCGACGTCCCCGTGGCCGGCTTCGTCGCCCTGCTCACCTTCGGGGGCCTGCTCGACCGGGTGTCCTTCCTCCCGCTGCTGCTGCTCTCCGGGGCGCCGCTCGTGCTCGTGTGGCGGCGCACCGAGCCGGTGACGGTCTTCACCGTCGTGTGCCTGTCGCTGGCGGTCCGGGCGCTGCTCGTGCGCGAGATCATGCCGGGCGACCTGTCGTTCCTCGTCGCCCTCTACTCCCTGTCGGCCTACGTCCCGCGCCGACGCCCCGTGCGCTTCGCCGGGCTCGGCGTCGCCGTGCTGGCCGCGCTCGTCGCCACCCTCCTCTTCGGCTACGTCGGCTACGGCCAGTCGAGCCTCACCTACCTCGCCTTCACGTTCTTCGCCCTGCTGGCCGCGGCCGTCGCGGCGTGGACCCTCGGCGACCTCAAGCGCGCGCGGCTGCAGCGGCTCGAGGACCTGCGCGAGCGGGCCGAGGCGGTCGAGCGCGAGCGGGAGCAGGAGCTGCGCCTCGCCGGTCAGCAGGAGCGGGCCGCCATCGCGCGCGAGATGCACGACGTCGTGGCCCACGCCCTGTCGGTCATCGTCGTCCAGGCCGACGGCGCCGCCTTCGCCGCCCAGCGCCGGCCCGACGACGCCCGCGCCCTCACCCTCTCCGCCCTCGAGACCATCGGCGCCACGGCCCGCGACGCCCTCGGCGACACGCGTCGCCTCGTGGGGGTGCTGCGCGACCCCGAGTCGGGTGCCGAGCTCGCCCCCCGCGGCGGCCTCGACCAGCTGGGCGAGCTCGTCGACCGGGTCCGCGGGGCAGGGGTGCCCGTCGAGCTGCACGTCGACGCACCCGGCCCCGCCCTGCCGCTGCCGGTCGACCTCGCCGCCTACCGCGTCGTGCAGGAGTCCCTGACCAACATCATCAAGCACGCCGGGCCGTCCGCCCGGGCCCGGGTGCTCGTCGAGCGTGCCCCCGGCCTCGTGCGCATCGCCGTCGTCGACGACGGCCTCGGCGCCGGTGCCACGTCCGACGGACGGGGCCACGGCATCCACGGCATGCGCGAGCGGGTCGCCGTCCACGCCGGCACGCTGACCGCGGGCCCCGCGGCCGACCGCGGCTTCGAGGTCCGTGCCACCATCCCCGTCCCCGAGGAGAGCCCGCTGTGA
- a CDS encoding aminoacyl-tRNA deacylase, protein MPTDDPARTDESSTPAVEAARAAGIEFTVTRHGRVGSLAEAAAARGIEPCDLIKTLVVRRGDGDHVFVLVPGDRTFSWPKVRALLGTNRLSMPDAAEALEVTGYERGTITPFGSRTTLPVVADRAIVGRRISLGGGGHGVGLTVSGDDVVRLFDATVADISDEEVGERR, encoded by the coding sequence ATGCCCACCGACGACCCCGCCCGGACCGACGAGTCGTCGACGCCCGCCGTCGAGGCGGCCCGCGCGGCCGGCATCGAGTTCACCGTCACCCGCCACGGTCGGGTCGGCAGCCTCGCGGAGGCCGCCGCGGCGCGCGGCATCGAGCCCTGCGACCTCATCAAGACCCTCGTCGTGCGGCGCGGCGACGGCGACCACGTCTTCGTGCTCGTCCCCGGCGACCGCACCTTCTCGTGGCCCAAGGTGCGCGCCCTGCTCGGCACCAACCGCCTCTCGATGCCCGACGCCGCGGAGGCCCTCGAGGTCACCGGCTACGAGCGCGGCACCATCACCCCGTTCGGCTCGCGCACGACCCTGCCGGTCGTGGCCGACCGGGCGATCGTCGGTCGGCGCATCTCGCTCGGCGGCGGCGGGCACGGCGTGGGCCTCACGGTGTCGGGCGACGACGTCGTGCGCCTCTTCGACGCGACCGTGGCCGACATCTCCGACGAGGAGGTCGGCGAGCGTCGCTGA
- a CDS encoding DUF2256 and DUF3253 domain-containing protein produces the protein MGRPPLPTKTCDRCGRTITWRKAWERDWESVRWCSSACRKAGVNDTDRELEATMERMLDARSRSSSLCPSEAARAVGGDDWRDLMEPARNAARRLVAAGKAEVTQGGQVIDPSRAKGPIRVRRPR, from the coding sequence ATGGGCCGACCTCCTCTCCCGACCAAGACGTGTGACCGCTGCGGTCGCACCATCACGTGGCGCAAGGCGTGGGAACGCGACTGGGAGTCCGTGCGCTGGTGCTCGTCGGCCTGCCGCAAGGCGGGCGTGAACGACACCGACCGTGAGCTCGAGGCGACGATGGAGCGGATGCTCGACGCGAGGTCGCGCTCGTCGTCCCTGTGCCCGTCCGAGGCCGCCCGGGCCGTCGGCGGCGACGACTGGCGCGACCTCATGGAGCCCGCCCGCAACGCCGCCCGGCGCCTCGTCGCCGCCGGCAAGGCGGAGGTGACCCAGGGCGGGCAGGTCATCGACCCCAGCCGGGCCAAGGGGCCGATCCGGGTACGCCGCCCGCGATGA